A single genomic interval of Rosistilla ulvae harbors:
- a CDS encoding DUF1028 domain-containing protein — MRTYLRFICCLIGFVSPAINSVEAQSPLENVPPVATYSIVAFDPETQELGVAVQSKIPAVGAIVPWVKADVGAIATQSFSNTQFGPDGLSLLAEGKTAAEAIGILTNDDPGRGRRQIGIVDAAGNAATFTGEGCMAWAGGKTGRHYAVQGNILVSEKVVDAIAAGFEQSQGELATRLIDALAAGQAAGGEKRGMQSAALYIAREGWGYAGLNDRYRDIRVDDHADPITELRRVYQLHKQLFPTPQ, encoded by the coding sequence ATGAGAACCTACCTTCGTTTTATCTGCTGTCTGATAGGTTTCGTCTCGCCTGCAATCAACAGCGTCGAGGCGCAGTCGCCGTTGGAAAACGTGCCGCCGGTGGCGACTTATTCGATCGTCGCCTTCGATCCAGAGACGCAGGAGTTGGGGGTGGCGGTGCAGTCGAAAATTCCTGCGGTCGGGGCGATCGTGCCGTGGGTTAAAGCGGATGTTGGCGCGATCGCGACGCAATCGTTTTCGAACACTCAGTTCGGCCCCGATGGTTTGTCGCTGCTGGCCGAGGGGAAGACGGCTGCCGAGGCGATTGGAATTTTGACGAACGACGATCCAGGTCGCGGGCGACGCCAGATTGGAATCGTCGATGCCGCTGGCAACGCGGCGACGTTTACTGGCGAAGGTTGCATGGCGTGGGCCGGCGGCAAAACGGGCCGGCACTACGCAGTCCAAGGAAACATCTTGGTCTCGGAAAAAGTGGTCGATGCGATCGCAGCGGGCTTTGAACAATCGCAAGGCGAACTGGCGACGCGATTGATCGACGCACTGGCCGCCGGCCAAGCAGCTGGCGGCGAGAAGCGGGGAATGCAATCGGCGGCGTTATACATCGCTCGCGAAGGTTGGGGATACGCCGGTCTGAACGATCGTTACCGCGACATCCGCGTCGACGACCACGCCGATCCGATCACGGAGTTGCGGCGAGTGTATCAGTTGCACAAACAGCTGTTTCCCACGCCGCAGTAA
- a CDS encoding DEAD/DEAH box helicase, with translation MEAIFSQRCQSEFNRGDRQRGEEYQAGGAVNILELGTLGVRAVVSGPEHDYGVLIDLEEAGDDVLFVKCTCPRFASGYLCKHIWATILELDRVQDARLRGRGAFEIDESDMEDFEIGEPLEVSNYQPTQPALMTPQGKPAPAWLKQLHVAAQIASVKAPAIVAPPRPVETGQRSRHEFLISLADQANSSSIDLQLMRSTQNMRGQWSEPQPARISRAETVRLRDADEQRIFAMLQWESDFQTTAADRRTAGATRFRIHPHLVEETLAELCGSQRLFWTLDVASQKSERTPIVHGTGAAWDFAVSLAPTDSATAKPNGKRGRAKTKAMLAVMPRLERAAEEGPEHREIGRVMAVCDSGVLLMDDCIAAIDPKVASWVRGWQRIGDLQLPHDEIGTFLEAFFSALEPPRLELAESLDVSIAKGKPQPKLTLSPPDDEHRTYHLVAAVSMLYGDREVQVDDHTKVVWDEASRVLMTRDADLEIAAIQTLRECNFREHYPRYRGTELRISRWSLPPAVIKLTGRGWLVVAEGQRMRSPGEFYMEVSSGEDWFDLKAHVQFDGMAVTLPTLLRALKQRQAYVVLDDGSHGVLPEEWLNQFVELSKAGRMEGDSVRYRRNQALLLDMLLADQENVKTDRSYNAWCKRMRSFSGVKPADAPRGFQGELREYQKDGLGWLNFLRDFQFGGCLADDMGLGKTIQVLALLQTRRLARPKAGQTRKPSLAVVPKSLIFNWIAEAKKFAPRLNIIDYTGNQRAALLDRLGSADLVLTTYGTLRRDVEQLTSLQFDYAILDEAQAIKNPNSQSAKAARLIDADHRLAMTGTPVENHLGDLWSLLEFLNPGMLGKLSVAQFANEEAGSQRLAGLTNALQPFILRRTKEQVLTELPEKSEQTLYCDMTPKQHKLYDELRSHYRQHLTGVVEELGLKRSKMHVLEALLRLRQTACDPRLVDGDQAAHGVKIGRLMEQLHEVTAEGHKALVFSQFTSLLALVRKELDKHGIVYEYLDGKTTRRNEHVQRFQEDPACQVFLISLKAGGHGLNLTAADYVYILDPWWNPAVEAQAIDRAHRMGQTKPVLAYRLICRNTVEEKIVHLQEHKRELAEAVVTANGSLISQMSLDDLKMLFE, from the coding sequence ATGGAAGCAATATTTTCTCAACGCTGTCAATCGGAATTTAATCGCGGCGACCGTCAACGTGGCGAGGAATACCAAGCCGGCGGTGCGGTGAACATCCTGGAACTGGGAACGCTTGGGGTACGGGCGGTCGTCAGCGGACCGGAACACGATTATGGCGTTCTGATCGATCTCGAAGAGGCTGGCGACGACGTTCTGTTCGTCAAATGCACCTGCCCAAGATTCGCCTCAGGTTACCTGTGCAAGCACATCTGGGCAACGATCTTAGAACTCGATCGCGTGCAAGACGCTCGACTCCGCGGCCGAGGGGCGTTTGAGATCGATGAATCCGACATGGAGGATTTCGAGATCGGGGAGCCGTTGGAGGTCTCGAACTACCAGCCGACGCAGCCGGCTTTGATGACGCCGCAGGGGAAACCGGCACCGGCTTGGCTGAAGCAATTGCATGTCGCGGCGCAGATCGCGTCGGTCAAAGCCCCTGCGATCGTGGCCCCGCCGCGACCGGTGGAGACTGGGCAGCGGAGTCGTCACGAATTTTTAATCAGTCTGGCCGACCAAGCGAATTCGTCGAGCATCGATCTGCAGTTGATGCGGTCGACGCAGAACATGCGGGGGCAGTGGAGCGAGCCGCAGCCGGCGCGGATCTCGCGCGCCGAGACGGTTCGTTTGCGCGATGCGGACGAGCAGCGGATCTTTGCGATGCTGCAGTGGGAGTCCGATTTCCAAACCACCGCCGCCGATCGTCGCACGGCGGGAGCGACGCGGTTTCGGATCCATCCGCATCTGGTCGAAGAGACGTTGGCGGAGCTGTGCGGATCGCAGCGGCTGTTCTGGACGCTCGACGTCGCGTCGCAGAAAAGCGAACGGACGCCGATCGTTCACGGGACGGGAGCCGCTTGGGATTTTGCCGTCTCGCTGGCTCCCACCGACTCCGCGACCGCAAAGCCCAACGGAAAACGGGGACGAGCAAAGACGAAGGCGATGCTGGCGGTGATGCCTCGGTTGGAACGCGCCGCGGAAGAGGGGCCCGAGCATCGCGAGATTGGCCGCGTGATGGCGGTCTGCGATTCGGGAGTCCTGTTGATGGACGATTGCATCGCCGCGATCGATCCCAAGGTCGCATCGTGGGTTCGCGGTTGGCAGCGGATCGGCGATCTGCAGTTGCCCCACGACGAGATCGGGACCTTTTTAGAAGCCTTCTTTTCGGCTCTCGAACCGCCGCGGTTGGAGCTCGCCGAATCGTTGGACGTATCGATCGCGAAGGGGAAGCCGCAACCGAAGCTGACGCTTTCGCCGCCCGACGACGAACATCGCACCTACCATTTGGTGGCTGCGGTTTCGATGCTCTACGGAGATCGGGAGGTTCAGGTCGACGATCACACGAAGGTCGTTTGGGATGAAGCGTCGCGCGTCCTGATGACCCGCGATGCCGATCTCGAAATCGCAGCGATCCAGACGTTAAGGGAATGCAATTTTCGCGAACACTACCCGCGGTACCGCGGAACGGAGCTGCGAATTTCGCGCTGGTCGCTGCCTCCCGCGGTGATCAAGTTGACAGGACGAGGTTGGTTGGTCGTTGCCGAGGGGCAACGGATGCGATCGCCCGGCGAATTTTATATGGAGGTCTCCAGCGGCGAAGACTGGTTCGATCTGAAGGCTCACGTCCAGTTCGATGGCATGGCGGTCACGCTGCCAACGCTGCTGCGGGCGCTGAAGCAGAGGCAAGCGTATGTCGTCCTGGACGACGGCAGCCACGGCGTGCTGCCCGAAGAGTGGCTGAACCAATTTGTGGAGCTCTCCAAGGCCGGCCGGATGGAAGGGGATAGCGTTCGCTACCGCCGCAACCAGGCCCTGTTGTTGGATATGTTGTTAGCCGACCAGGAGAACGTGAAGACCGATCGTTCGTACAACGCTTGGTGCAAGCGGATGCGTTCGTTTTCCGGGGTCAAGCCGGCCGATGCACCTCGCGGTTTTCAGGGCGAACTGCGGGAGTACCAGAAGGACGGACTCGGTTGGTTGAATTTCCTCCGCGACTTCCAGTTTGGCGGTTGCTTGGCCGACGACATGGGGTTGGGCAAAACGATTCAGGTCTTGGCGCTGTTGCAGACGCGGCGGCTGGCGCGGCCCAAAGCTGGCCAGACGCGAAAGCCTTCGCTGGCGGTTGTCCCCAAGAGTTTGATCTTCAACTGGATCGCCGAAGCTAAGAAGTTTGCCCCGCGTCTGAACATCATCGACTACACCGGAAACCAACGCGCCGCGCTGCTCGATCGTTTGGGATCGGCTGATCTGGTGCTGACTACTTATGGAACGCTGCGTCGCGACGTCGAACAACTGACGTCGCTTCAGTTCGATTACGCGATCCTCGACGAAGCTCAAGCGATCAAAAATCCGAACAGTCAATCGGCTAAGGCGGCGCGGTTGATCGACGCCGATCATCGTTTGGCGATGACTGGTACGCCGGTGGAGAATCATTTGGGAGACCTCTGGTCGCTACTGGAGTTCCTGAATCCGGGAATGCTTGGCAAGCTGTCGGTCGCTCAATTCGCCAACGAAGAAGCGGGCAGCCAGCGGTTGGCGGGACTGACCAATGCGTTGCAGCCTTTCATTTTGCGGCGGACCAAAGAGCAGGTGTTGACGGAGTTGCCCGAGAAGAGCGAGCAGACGTTGTACTGCGACATGACGCCCAAGCAACATAAGCTGTACGACGAATTGCGATCGCACTACCGCCAGCATCTGACGGGTGTGGTGGAAGAGTTGGGGCTGAAGCGTTCGAAGATGCATGTGCTCGAGGCGCTGTTGCGTCTGCGTCAGACGGCCTGCGATCCGCGTTTGGTCGACGGCGATCAAGCGGCTCACGGCGTGAAGATCGGTCGCTTGATGGAACAGTTGCATGAGGTGACGGCCGAGGGGCACAAGGCGCTCGTCTTTTCGCAGTTCACAAGTCTGCTGGCCTTGGTTCGCAAGGAGCTGGATAAGCACGGGATCGTTTACGAATATCTCGACGGCAAAACGACTCGCCGGAACGAACATGTGCAGCGGTTCCAGGAGGACCCGGCCTGCCAAGTCTTCTTGATCAGTCTCAAAGCGGGCGGGCACGGATTGAATCTGACAGCCGCTGACTACGTCTATATCCTCGACCCGTGGTGGAATCCGGCGGTGGAGGCCCAGGCGATCGACCGGGCGCACCGGATGGGACAGACCAAACCGGTCCTCGCGTATCGGTTGATCTGTCGCAATACCGTGGAGGAGAAGATCGTGCACTTGCAGGAGCACAAGCGAGAGTTGGCTGAAGCTGTCGTGACCGCCAACGGCAGCCTGATCAGCCAAATGTCGCTCGACGACCTGAAGATGCTGTTCGAATAA
- a CDS encoding helix-turn-helix domain-containing protein — MANQFVPLEEAAKLLGIPTEQLVTMRSDGEIRAFKDGTSWKFPQAEIDRLLAEREPNESADDSSAQLFGSDIEIEPLSDVSLDLGSDLSALSNLGDSDSGEQAVGSLGGSDQELFAPNSPSNDTNAPGSQPILAGDDSAAPSDEELSLGGDSASELDVLKIADSGGDLIGASQSDSDIDLSLDLGLAEDDPSDAIDIDLSLSEKALSDPSDIDLSAPEPAADASDLALGSDVISDLGSDLNLAGDSAVLAGSDSASPVSGSVISDDDDDDLVISDDDDLVLDSAGSDVSVAGGSGINLMSPSDSGLSLEGEPVDLGGSSISAIDLSSELSDPALGSGSGSGRGPGSSGSLVDFKADEEFQLSPGGIGLEADDDSASQVIEIEDSQSFGDAMELGGAEMLSGDGEAAGWDQADASLGDEVQDIDAAEAEEVSIDENAIVTGDAPVEAGAGAAAYEIPFSIWNVMSLAGILLMLSAGGIISADLMRNLWTDGTQAGDVSSLTSAILKAMGMDA, encoded by the coding sequence ATGGCGAACCAATTCGTTCCGCTCGAAGAAGCCGCAAAGCTACTCGGCATTCCCACCGAACAGCTTGTGACGATGCGTTCCGACGGCGAGATCCGTGCGTTTAAGGACGGGACGAGCTGGAAGTTTCCACAGGCCGAGATCGATCGCTTGCTTGCCGAGCGCGAGCCGAATGAATCGGCCGACGATTCCTCCGCACAATTGTTTGGCAGCGATATCGAGATCGAACCGTTGTCCGATGTCAGTTTGGATCTGGGCAGCGATCTATCGGCGCTCAGCAATCTGGGAGATTCGGACAGCGGAGAACAAGCTGTGGGCTCTCTGGGCGGCAGCGATCAGGAACTGTTCGCTCCTAACAGTCCTTCCAACGACACCAACGCTCCCGGTTCGCAGCCGATTCTTGCTGGCGACGATTCGGCGGCACCGAGCGATGAAGAACTGTCGCTCGGCGGTGACTCGGCGAGCGAGTTGGATGTGCTGAAAATTGCGGACTCTGGCGGCGATTTGATTGGTGCCAGCCAAAGCGACAGCGACATCGATCTTAGCTTGGACTTGGGGCTGGCCGAAGACGATCCTTCCGACGCGATCGATATCGATTTGTCGCTTTCGGAGAAGGCGTTGAGCGATCCCAGCGACATCGATCTATCGGCGCCCGAACCAGCGGCTGATGCCAGCGATCTAGCGCTTGGCAGCGATGTGATCAGCGACCTCGGCAGCGATCTAAATCTTGCTGGCGATTCGGCGGTATTGGCCGGTTCGGACTCCGCTTCGCCCGTCTCGGGATCGGTGATCAGCGACGATGATGACGACGATTTGGTGATCAGCGACGACGATGATCTGGTTTTGGATAGTGCCGGTAGCGACGTATCGGTTGCGGGAGGCAGCGGGATAAATTTGATGAGCCCTTCGGACAGCGGGCTTTCGTTGGAAGGCGAACCGGTCGATCTGGGCGGTTCCAGCATCTCTGCGATCGATCTGTCGAGCGAGCTATCCGACCCGGCGCTCGGTTCTGGTTCAGGTTCGGGACGTGGCCCTGGCAGCAGCGGCTCGCTTGTCGATTTTAAAGCCGACGAAGAATTCCAACTCTCCCCAGGCGGGATCGGTCTGGAAGCCGATGACGATAGTGCGTCGCAGGTGATCGAGATCGAAGACTCCCAGTCGTTCGGCGACGCGATGGAGCTTGGCGGTGCGGAAATGCTCTCCGGCGACGGTGAAGCAGCCGGCTGGGATCAAGCCGACGCGAGCCTGGGCGACGAGGTCCAGGACATCGATGCAGCGGAAGCCGAAGAGGTATCGATCGACGAAAACGCGATCGTCACCGGCGATGCCCCCGTCGAAGCAGGCGCGGGCGCCGCAGCTTATGAAATCCCCTTCTCGATTTGGAACGTGATGTCGTTGGCTGGCATCTTGCTGATGCTCTCCGCCGGCGGAATCATCTCCGCCGACCTGATGCGGAATCTTTGGACCGACGGCACACAGGCCGGCGATGTCAGTTCGCTGACCTCGGCGATTCTCAAAGCGATGGGGATGGACGCTTAG
- a CDS encoding DUF1549 domain-containing protein, with product MLVAPPLRRMIRRMVLSLATFGLLSTLLAEQPPQTPIAQPSFVRDIEPILRTQCQGCHQPAKPQGDYEMTAFEALLAGGESGSAAIVPGKSDESYLIELITPVDGVAEMPRGGKPLHEVEIEKIRNWIAEGAVNDSPPATGPMYSADNPPVYSKPPVVPSIDFSPDGSLLAIAGFHEVLFLETADFTQVGRLIGLSERIESVRFSPDGTRLAVAAGLPSRLGEIQVWDVEKRTLLLSRPATFDTVYGVSWSPDGKLIAFGGADTIVRAIDAQTGEQQLFQGAHDDWVRATAFSNDGKHLVSVGRDMTCKLIEVETERFVDNITSITPGALSGGVNSVVMHPSRDEIFVGGADGIAKVYRIFRQTARKIGDDANLLKKLPAMKGRIFSVDISADGTLLAAAATLDGHSEVRIFKYVPEAKFPADIKAIQAKRTTQRSAEEKKKLEDYVSSSIDQVAQVEIPETAVYAIDFSAQGLLAVAGADGLIRLLNPEDGSIAKTFAAVPLSEAASPAALAAGSPKAWAESRSKILPAGKPEALPADAKLTGLVASPEKIQLTGPFAYVQLMVQAELANGERVDVTRIADLTLTDPLATLSPGGLLRGNAAGEAELIVRLQDQELRIPVTVADLDSAAPIDFVRDVGPVMSRLGCNQGTCHGAQDGKNGFKLSLRGYDPLFDIRALTDDLAARRVNIASPESSLMLMKTLGLAPHEGGVLVNEGEPYHEIMRRWIAEGARLNLESARVAKIDILPQNPVVQQIGSRQQIRVVATYTDGVTRDVTQEAFIESSNTEVATRDITGLMTAVRRGEAAILARFEGAYAATTLTVMGNRDDFVWEQPETWGRIDELVAEKWQRMKIQPSGLCSDEEFVRRVHLDLTGLPPTADQVLAFTGSELLSREKRQQLVDQLIGNDDFVEYWSNKWADLLQVNRKFLGAEGAKLFRDWIQQRVRDNMPYDQFVREIVASSGSNKENPAASYYKILRTPEDTMENTTHLFLGVRFNCNKCHDHPFERWTQDQYYQTSAYFARFALKADPAAGKAKIGGTAVEGAKPLYEVLYEKEDGEIKHERTGAIAPPVFPYTCEHPMPETANRREQLAAWITAPDNQYFARSYVNRIWGYLTGVGIIEPIDDIRAGNPPTNPELLDFLTEEFVVSGFDTRHLMRLIANSRTYQLSVETNKWNEDDALNYSHATAKRLPAEVLYDAVHRVTGAESHIPGVPAGTRAAAIPDSGIKLTDGFLANFGRPSRESSCECERSSDLQLGPVMALVSGPTVGAAISDPKNALASIAQQNETPQALVDAIFLRVLNRHAKPGEVEAFETILSEIGADHEALAKTLAEREAWWQEERAKLEQKRMEQLASVEKERSGRIAAMKAERDQLEAARNERIAAATATQKAYADKLDDHAAAWAQQHGDATSEWFLLEPSGLSASNGATLARQEDRSIVASGKADKGKYVITVKTKLQGITGFRLEALPQAGVAGGGPGLPGNGNFVVTEFSVQAAAVDKPKELAKLKLKDAKADFTQSGFDPAQAIDGNAGDQKGWAISPAGGTVHWATFATEAPVGHPQGTILTFTLDQVHNAADHRLARFRLSATTDADVQLGLPEPLLVIQSVAAEQRSDEQKKRLRDYFAKIDAKLGELNKAIAAAKAPVPADPVVVSLDKRIAALKQPTPDDPKMLQLRLDLQQSQEQLANERLTATEDLTWALINSPAFLFNR from the coding sequence ATGCTCGTCGCCCCCCCGCTGCGCCGGATGATTCGACGCATGGTTCTGTCGCTGGCAACCTTTGGTTTGTTGAGTACTCTGCTGGCGGAACAACCGCCGCAAACGCCGATCGCTCAACCCAGCTTCGTTCGCGATATCGAACCGATCTTGCGGACGCAGTGCCAAGGCTGCCATCAACCGGCCAAACCGCAAGGCGATTACGAGATGACAGCTTTCGAGGCGCTGCTCGCTGGCGGCGAGTCGGGCTCCGCGGCGATCGTTCCCGGCAAATCGGACGAGAGCTATCTGATCGAACTGATCACCCCGGTCGACGGTGTCGCCGAAATGCCTCGTGGTGGCAAGCCGTTGCACGAGGTCGAGATCGAAAAGATCCGCAACTGGATCGCCGAAGGTGCGGTCAACGATTCGCCTCCCGCCACCGGCCCCATGTACTCCGCCGACAATCCCCCCGTCTACAGCAAACCGCCCGTCGTCCCATCGATCGACTTCTCTCCCGATGGCAGCCTGTTGGCGATCGCCGGGTTTCATGAAGTCTTGTTTCTGGAAACCGCTGACTTCACCCAAGTCGGCCGACTGATCGGACTCAGCGAACGGATCGAATCGGTCCGCTTCTCTCCCGACGGAACACGATTGGCTGTCGCCGCCGGCCTGCCATCGCGGTTGGGAGAGATCCAGGTTTGGGACGTCGAAAAAAGGACGCTTCTGCTGTCGCGTCCCGCCACGTTCGACACGGTCTACGGCGTCAGTTGGTCTCCCGATGGCAAGCTGATCGCGTTTGGCGGTGCCGATACGATCGTCCGCGCGATCGATGCCCAGACGGGCGAACAGCAATTGTTTCAAGGGGCGCACGACGATTGGGTCCGCGCGACAGCGTTCAGCAACGACGGCAAACATCTGGTCTCGGTCGGTCGCGACATGACCTGCAAATTGATCGAAGTCGAAACGGAGCGGTTTGTCGACAACATCACTTCGATCACGCCGGGAGCGCTCAGCGGTGGAGTCAACAGCGTGGTGATGCACCCTTCGCGCGATGAGATCTTCGTTGGCGGAGCGGATGGAATTGCCAAGGTCTACCGGATCTTCCGGCAGACCGCGCGGAAGATCGGCGATGACGCCAACCTGCTGAAAAAGTTACCCGCGATGAAAGGGCGAATCTTCAGCGTCGATATCAGTGCCGATGGAACCTTGTTAGCCGCCGCGGCGACTCTGGATGGGCACAGCGAGGTGCGGATCTTCAAGTACGTTCCCGAAGCCAAGTTCCCCGCCGACATCAAAGCGATCCAAGCCAAACGCACCACGCAACGTTCCGCGGAAGAAAAGAAGAAGCTGGAAGACTACGTTTCGTCGTCGATCGATCAAGTTGCGCAAGTCGAGATCCCGGAAACGGCAGTCTACGCGATCGACTTCTCCGCGCAGGGGCTATTGGCCGTCGCGGGAGCCGACGGACTGATCCGGTTGCTGAATCCCGAAGATGGCTCGATCGCCAAGACCTTCGCGGCGGTCCCCCTTTCCGAAGCGGCATCGCCCGCAGCGCTCGCCGCGGGCAGTCCGAAGGCTTGGGCTGAATCTCGCAGCAAAATACTGCCTGCCGGAAAGCCGGAAGCACTCCCCGCCGACGCCAAGCTAACGGGGCTGGTGGCGTCGCCTGAAAAGATCCAACTGACCGGCCCTTTCGCCTACGTGCAATTGATGGTGCAGGCCGAACTGGCCAACGGTGAACGTGTCGATGTCACGCGGATCGCCGATCTAACGTTGACCGATCCCTTGGCGACGCTTTCCCCCGGCGGCCTGCTGCGTGGAAACGCGGCGGGCGAAGCGGAGTTGATCGTGCGGTTGCAGGATCAAGAGCTGAGAATTCCGGTAACGGTTGCTGATTTGGACTCCGCCGCGCCGATCGATTTCGTTCGCGATGTCGGTCCCGTGATGTCGCGTCTCGGTTGCAATCAGGGGACCTGTCACGGAGCCCAAGATGGCAAGAACGGCTTTAAGTTGTCGCTGCGTGGTTACGATCCGCTGTTCGATATCCGTGCGTTGACCGACGACCTGGCCGCGCGGCGCGTGAACATCGCTTCGCCTGAGAGCAGTTTGATGCTGATGAAGACGCTGGGCTTGGCGCCGCACGAAGGCGGCGTTTTGGTCAACGAAGGGGAACCGTATCACGAGATCATGCGACGGTGGATCGCTGAAGGAGCGCGGTTGAATCTCGAATCGGCGCGCGTCGCGAAGATCGATATCCTGCCGCAAAACCCCGTCGTGCAACAGATCGGTTCGCGGCAACAGATTCGCGTTGTGGCGACCTACACCGACGGAGTGACTCGCGATGTCACGCAAGAAGCGTTTATCGAAAGCAGCAATACCGAAGTCGCCACGCGCGACATCACCGGGCTGATGACAGCAGTGCGACGGGGCGAAGCCGCAATCCTGGCTCGCTTCGAAGGAGCGTATGCCGCGACGACGTTGACCGTCATGGGCAACCGCGACGACTTCGTCTGGGAACAGCCCGAAACCTGGGGCCGCATCGATGAACTAGTCGCTGAAAAATGGCAGCGCATGAAAATCCAACCCTCGGGGCTCTGCAGCGATGAAGAATTTGTCCGCCGCGTTCATTTGGATCTGACTGGGTTGCCTCCAACCGCTGATCAAGTGCTGGCTTTCACCGGATCGGAGCTGCTGTCGCGGGAGAAGCGTCAACAATTGGTCGATCAATTGATCGGCAACGATGACTTTGTCGAGTATTGGTCGAACAAATGGGCCGACCTGTTGCAGGTCAATCGCAAGTTCTTGGGAGCCGAAGGGGCGAAGCTGTTCCGCGATTGGATCCAGCAGCGTGTCCGCGACAACATGCCGTACGATCAATTTGTCCGCGAGATCGTCGCTTCCAGCGGTTCCAACAAAGAGAACCCCGCGGCCTCGTATTACAAGATCCTGCGGACTCCCGAAGACACGATGGAGAACACGACGCACCTCTTCCTGGGCGTTCGATTCAACTGCAACAAGTGTCACGATCATCCGTTTGAACGCTGGACCCAGGACCAGTACTACCAGACGAGTGCCTACTTCGCACGCTTTGCGTTGAAAGCGGATCCGGCGGCGGGCAAAGCCAAAATCGGCGGCACCGCGGTCGAAGGGGCCAAGCCGTTGTACGAGGTGCTGTACGAAAAGGAAGATGGCGAGATCAAGCACGAGCGAACCGGAGCGATCGCACCGCCGGTCTTCCCGTATACGTGCGAGCATCCGATGCCCGAAACGGCGAACCGCCGCGAACAACTGGCCGCCTGGATCACCGCTCCCGACAACCAGTACTTCGCCCGCAGTTACGTCAATCGGATCTGGGGCTATCTGACCGGCGTCGGAATCATCGAACCGATCGACGACATCCGAGCTGGCAATCCGCCGACCAATCCCGAACTGCTCGACTTCTTGACCGAAGAGTTTGTCGTCAGCGGTTTTGATACTCGGCACCTGATGCGGTTGATCGCGAACAGTCGGACCTATCAATTGAGCGTGGAAACGAACAAGTGGAACGAAGACGATGCGTTGAACTACTCCCACGCAACCGCGAAGCGTTTGCCGGCGGAAGTGCTGTACGACGCGGTCCATCGCGTGACCGGCGCTGAATCGCACATCCCCGGCGTTCCCGCAGGCACCCGCGCCGCGGCGATTCCTGATTCGGGGATCAAGTTGACCGACGGCTTCCTGGCAAACTTTGGCCGTCCTTCGCGGGAGAGTTCCTGCGAGTGCGAACGCTCCAGCGACCTGCAGCTCGGACCGGTGATGGCACTGGTCAGCGGTCCGACGGTCGGCGCCGCGATCTCCGACCCTAAAAACGCGTTGGCCTCGATCGCTCAACAAAACGAAACGCCTCAAGCTTTGGTCGACGCGATCTTCCTTCGCGTTCTCAACCGACACGCTAAGCCGGGCGAAGTCGAAGCGTTTGAAACGATCTTGAGCGAGATCGGTGCCGACCACGAAGCGTTAGCCAAAACACTGGCCGAGCGCGAAGCCTGGTGGCAAGAGGAACGAGCCAAGTTGGAACAAAAGCGGATGGAGCAACTCGCTTCGGTCGAAAAGGAACGCTCCGGTCGGATCGCGGCGATGAAGGCGGAACGCGATCAATTGGAAGCGGCTCGCAACGAAAGAATCGCCGCGGCGACAGCGACACAAAAAGCTTACGCCGACAAATTAGATGATCATGCGGCCGCCTGGGCTCAGCAACATGGGGATGCCACGTCGGAATGGTTCCTGTTGGAACCCAGCGGCCTGTCGGCTTCCAACGGAGCGACTCTAGCTCGCCAAGAAGACCGCTCGATCGTCGCCAGCGGCAAAGCGGATAAAGGAAAATACGTGATCACGGTGAAGACCAAATTGCAGGGGATCACCGGATTCCGGCTCGAAGCGCTGCCGCAAGCTGGCGTCGCCGGAGGCGGACCAGGGTTGCCGGGCAATGGCAACTTTGTCGTCACCGAATTCAGCGTCCAAGCAGCTGCTGTGGATAAACCGAAAGAGCTGGCGAAGCTGAAGTTGAAGGATGCCAAAGCCGACTTCACGCAATCCGGCTTCGATCCCGCTCAAGCGATCGACGGAAACGCGGGAGATCAAAAAGGCTGGGCGATCTCGCCCGCTGGTGGCACCGTTCACTGGGCGACCTTCGCAACCGAAGCTCCCGTCGGACATCCGCAAGGAACGATCCTCACCTTCACGTTGGATCAAGTTCACAATGCGGCGGATCATCGCTTGGCAAGGTTCCGTTTGAGTGCGACGACCGATGCCGACGTGCAGCTGGGCTTGCCCGAGCCGTTGTTGGTGATCCAGTCGGTCGCGGCAGAGCAACGCTCTGACGAACAAAAGAAACGATTGCGCGACTACTTTGCCAAGATCGACGCGAAACTGGGTGAACTGAACAAGGCGATCGCGGCGGCCAAGGCTCCCGTTCCCGCCGATCCGGTCGTCGTGTCATTGGACAAGCGGATCGCTGCTTTGAAACAGCCGACGCCGGACGATCCCAAAATGCTGCAGCTGCGGCTCGATCTGCAACAGAGTCAAGAACAGTTGGCGAACGAGCGTTTGACGGCGACCGAAGATCTGACCTGGGCGCTGATCAACAGTCCGGCGTTTTTATTCAATCGGTAA